Proteins encoded in a region of the Saccharothrix ecbatanensis genome:
- a CDS encoding beta-galactosidase, with protein MTTWPDGVRGLAWGADYNPEQWPEEVWAEDIELMRRAGVNLVSVGIFSWALLEVEEGRYEFDWLDRILDQLHAGGVRVDLATATAAPPPWLTTAYPEMLPETADGVRLAHGSRQSYCPSSPVYRTKAVALARALAERYRDHPALSAWHVGNEYGCHVSRCYCDRCAVAFRAWLQARHGTLDVLNEAWGTAFWSQRYTAWDQILPPRATPSSNNPGQLLDFDRFSSDALLELYKAERDVLNEVTPGVPVTTNFMAASFSQLDYWKWAAEVDFVSNDHYTFGENPDRHIDLAYSADLVRGLAGGKPWLLMEHSTSAVNWQPRNIAKQPGELRRNSFTHMARGADGTLFFQWRQSRAGAERYHSAMVPHAGPDTKVFREVEQVGAEYQRIAEIVGSTVDASVAVVFDWESWWALNQPAHPTVDVSYQATVFALYRALWRAGVTVDFVPPGADLSKYRLVLLPALYAVDDATPYEEYVAGGGHLFVTYLSGVTDTRGHVHLGGYPGAFRDLLGVRTEEFFPLRAGEVVALDDGSSATVWTEHVHANGAKVVASYVDGQLPGVPAVTRNDHGDGVAWYLACGLTGDGLDRLVRGALDHAGVATGAQDVEVVRRTGEVAGAAVSWLVAVNHGDSDAELSAVGVELLSGARASGRVVVPAGGVVVVREEV; from the coding sequence ATGACGACGTGGCCTGATGGCGTGCGCGGCCTGGCCTGGGGCGCCGACTACAACCCCGAGCAGTGGCCGGAGGAGGTCTGGGCGGAGGACATCGAGCTGATGCGCCGGGCGGGGGTGAACCTCGTCAGCGTCGGCATCTTCTCGTGGGCCCTGCTGGAGGTCGAGGAGGGCCGGTACGAGTTCGACTGGCTCGACCGGATCCTGGATCAGCTGCACGCGGGCGGTGTGCGGGTCGACCTGGCCACCGCGACCGCCGCGCCGCCGCCCTGGCTGACCACGGCGTACCCCGAGATGCTGCCGGAGACCGCCGACGGCGTCCGCCTCGCGCACGGCTCGCGCCAGTCCTACTGCCCGAGTTCGCCGGTCTACCGGACGAAGGCCGTCGCGCTGGCCCGCGCGCTGGCCGAGCGGTACCGCGACCACCCGGCGCTGTCCGCGTGGCACGTCGGCAACGAGTACGGCTGCCACGTCTCGCGCTGCTACTGCGACCGGTGCGCCGTGGCGTTCCGCGCCTGGTTGCAGGCCCGCCACGGGACCCTGGACGTGCTGAACGAGGCGTGGGGCACGGCGTTCTGGAGCCAGCGCTACACCGCGTGGGACCAGATCCTGCCGCCGCGCGCGACGCCGTCGTCCAACAACCCGGGCCAGCTGCTGGACTTCGACCGGTTCTCGTCCGACGCCCTGCTGGAGCTGTACAAGGCCGAGCGGGACGTGCTGAACGAGGTCACGCCGGGCGTTCCGGTCACCACGAACTTCATGGCCGCCTCGTTCTCCCAGCTGGACTACTGGAAGTGGGCCGCCGAGGTCGACTTCGTGTCCAACGACCACTACACGTTCGGCGAGAACCCGGACCGGCACATCGACCTCGCCTACTCCGCGGACCTGGTGCGCGGCCTCGCGGGCGGCAAGCCGTGGCTGCTGATGGAGCACTCCACGTCGGCGGTGAACTGGCAGCCGCGCAACATCGCCAAGCAGCCCGGTGAGCTGCGGCGCAACTCGTTCACGCACATGGCGCGCGGCGCGGACGGCACGCTGTTCTTCCAGTGGCGGCAGTCGCGGGCGGGCGCCGAGCGCTACCACTCGGCGATGGTGCCGCACGCCGGTCCGGACACGAAGGTGTTCCGCGAGGTCGAGCAGGTCGGGGCGGAGTACCAGCGGATCGCCGAGATCGTCGGGTCCACTGTGGACGCTTCGGTGGCGGTGGTCTTCGACTGGGAGTCGTGGTGGGCGCTCAACCAGCCCGCGCACCCGACGGTCGACGTCTCGTACCAGGCAACGGTTTTCGCGCTGTACCGGGCGTTGTGGCGGGCCGGGGTGACGGTGGACTTCGTGCCGCCGGGCGCGGACCTGTCGAAGTACCGGCTGGTGCTGCTCCCGGCGCTGTACGCGGTCGACGACGCGACGCCGTACGAGGAGTACGTCGCGGGCGGCGGGCACCTGTTCGTCACCTACCTGTCCGGCGTCACGGACACGCGCGGCCACGTGCACCTCGGCGGCTACCCCGGCGCGTTCCGCGACCTGCTCGGCGTGCGGACGGAGGAGTTCTTCCCGTTGCGCGCGGGCGAAGTGGTGGCGCTGGACGACGGCTCGTCGGCCACGGTCTGGACCGAGCACGTGCACGCGAACGGCGCGAAGGTCGTCGCCTCCTACGTCGACGGCCAACTCCCCGGTGTGCCCGCCGTGACGCGGAACGACCACGGCGACGGCGTGGCCTGGTACCTGGCGTGCGGCCTGACCGGTGACGGGCTGGACCGGCTGGTCCGCGGCGCGTTGGACCACGCGGGTGTCGCTACCGGGGCGCAAGACGTCGAGGTGGTGCGCCGCACCGGTGAGGTGGCCGGAGCCGCCGTATCGTGGCTGGTCGCGGTGAACCACGGGGACAGCGACGCCGAGCTGTCCGCGGTGGGCGTGGAGCTGCTGTCCGGCGCGCGTGCGTCGGGCCGCGTGGTCGTGCCCGCCGGTGGCGTGGTCGTGGTCAGGGAAGAGGTGTGA